In Candidatus Hydrogenedentota bacterium, the following proteins share a genomic window:
- the ccsA gene encoding cytochrome c biogenesis protein CcsA, whose translation MKQRFSCWWIAGLALTCAVPAFAQPAAPPWNRETLDLFATLPVQDGGRVKPLDTFAQFTLLALNGSRTLSLPSGERRGHLEWMLDCLFYPDAAKAYPCFLVSTYDAIDAIGVAPHAKKRDRYAYNELFPGRERLLELARHFDSVEASQRVGVEQQILDLAHNLLRFEDLTAFLDFARARFTAPEGTALAAAITDPHGARASEIVALLNQVSGEVAAQSGQLAPEKVEQERQAMSDVYFKQVVPALSGAQALALFPPPDPAEKQWFSPGELPHVALDHEQPHPELLQLVASLERMAANRQERLAAAGDASQHAALDAAFAAELRSFHQDIVQRASLRGEYGRVPVEVAFYRGKFMFYSQWLYVLSFVIVAISWLLPRKRIVGWVTALSVIAPTGLLITGITLRCIIRNRPPVTTLYETILFVTAVAVIVSLFIELINRKRIAIAVASFVGVFGMFLAYRYEIKEAVDTMPSLVAVLDTNFWLATHVTTVTMGYSAGLLACVLSHLYIFGKLLRVRRNDPDFYRGLTRMVYGVLCFGLLFACVGTVLGGIWANDSWGRFWGWDPKENGALLIVLWGLIILHARLGKYIRDLGIHMGAVSMGMVVAFSWWGVNLLGVGLHSYGFTSGIGLVLKIFWIVESVVLLAGGLVYLLEGGAPAAAGAEEETQTA comes from the coding sequence ATGAAGCAGCGGTTTTCTTGTTGGTGGATTGCCGGGCTGGCCCTGACCTGTGCCGTGCCGGCCTTCGCGCAGCCGGCCGCCCCGCCCTGGAACCGGGAAACACTCGACCTCTTCGCTACGTTGCCGGTACAGGACGGGGGCCGCGTTAAGCCGCTCGATACGTTCGCGCAGTTCACGCTGCTCGCGCTGAACGGGTCGCGCACGCTGAGCCTGCCCTCGGGCGAGAGGCGCGGCCATCTCGAATGGATGCTCGACTGCCTGTTCTACCCGGATGCCGCGAAAGCCTACCCATGCTTCCTGGTCAGCACCTACGACGCCATCGACGCTATCGGCGTGGCGCCCCACGCCAAGAAGCGGGACCGCTATGCGTACAACGAGTTGTTTCCCGGCCGCGAGCGGCTGCTCGAACTGGCGCGGCATTTTGATTCGGTCGAGGCCAGCCAGCGCGTCGGCGTCGAGCAGCAGATACTGGATTTGGCGCACAACCTTTTGCGTTTCGAGGACCTGACCGCGTTCCTGGACTTCGCGCGCGCGCGCTTCACCGCGCCCGAGGGCACCGCGCTTGCCGCAGCGATTACGGACCCGCATGGCGCTCGCGCGAGCGAGATCGTGGCCTTGCTCAACCAGGTTTCGGGCGAGGTAGCCGCGCAGAGCGGGCAACTGGCCCCGGAGAAGGTCGAGCAGGAACGTCAGGCCATGAGCGACGTGTATTTCAAGCAGGTCGTGCCGGCCCTCTCGGGCGCGCAGGCCCTCGCGTTGTTTCCGCCGCCGGACCCCGCTGAAAAGCAATGGTTTTCGCCCGGCGAGTTGCCGCACGTCGCGCTGGACCACGAACAGCCACACCCGGAACTGCTGCAGCTCGTCGCAAGCCTTGAAAGAATGGCGGCAAACCGGCAGGAGCGGCTCGCCGCGGCCGGCGACGCCTCGCAACACGCCGCGCTTGACGCCGCATTCGCCGCGGAACTGCGGTCGTTCCACCAGGATATCGTCCAGCGCGCGTCTCTCCGCGGCGAATACGGCAGAGTGCCCGTCGAGGTCGCGTTTTATCGCGGCAAATTCATGTTCTACAGTCAGTGGTTGTACGTGCTGAGCTTTGTGATAGTGGCCATCTCCTGGCTGCTGCCGCGCAAGCGAATCGTCGGGTGGGTCACGGCGCTTTCCGTCATCGCGCCCACGGGGCTGCTGATTACGGGCATTACGCTGCGCTGCATCATCCGTAACCGGCCCCCGGTCACCACGCTCTACGAAACCATCCTCTTCGTGACCGCCGTGGCCGTAATCGTCTCCTTGTTCATTGAACTCATCAACCGCAAGCGTATTGCCATTGCCGTCGCGTCATTCGTGGGCGTGTTCGGCATGTTCTTGGCCTACCGCTACGAGATCAAGGAAGCGGTGGACACCATGCCGAGCCTGGTCGCCGTGCTGGACACGAATTTCTGGCTGGCGACGCACGTGACGACCGTGACCATGGGCTACAGCGCCGGGCTGCTGGCTTGCGTGCTATCGCACCTGTACATCTTTGGCAAGCTGCTGCGCGTCCGCCGCAACGACCCGGATTTCTACCGCGGCCTGACGCGGATGGTCTACGGCGTGCTCTGTTTTGGACTGCTCTTCGCGTGCGTGGGCACCGTGCTCGGCGGCATCTGGGCCAATGACAGCTGGGGCCGTTTCTGGGGGTGGGACCCGAAGGAGAACGGCGCACTGCTGATCGTATTGTGGGGATTGATCATCCTCCACGCCCGCCTCGGCAAGTACATCCGCGATTTGGGCATCCACATGGGTGCCGTGTCAATGGGCATGGTCGTGGCGTTTTCGTGGTGGGGAGTGAACCTGCTTGGCGTTGGCCTGCACAGCTACGGGTTCACCAGCGGCATCGGGCTCGTGCTGAAGATTTTCTGGATCGTCGAGAGCGTCGTGCTGCTGGCCGGCGGCCTTGTCTATCTGCTGGAAGGCGGCGCGCCTGCCGCGGCCGGTGCGGAAGAGGAAACGCAAACGGCCT
- a CDS encoding cytochrome c biogenesis protein ResB yields the protein MSTLVRNLFRLLASYGFAIVLLAFLFLLTLLGTLEQVDHGLYDAQKKYFESFYVIYELYDTVPIPLPGAYLVMALLFVNLVFGAIVRAPKSWTRPGMLIAHSGILLMLLGGLVTYHLSIRGHMTLYEGESSDEFESYYDWEIAVTEVGANTEGRQWVIPQEHFAGLGPEDSRTFHAMALPFDLRIEGFAPNAAVQPASGLAHGVDGFALIPQAKSREAEQNIPGAYAVVIEKAKEQAQKGILWGWSARGGAIPWVVDIGDSAWSIDLRRQRWKTPFTIVLDKFIHEQHPGTRMASNYESVVTQVEGDVRRQVEIRMNEPLRHKGYTLFQASFGPKDAGPNDRMYSVFEVVNNPADQWPLYSCIIISFGLSLHFIQRLYGHLRREQRKRS from the coding sequence ATGTCAACTCTCGTGCGCAACCTGTTCCGTTTGCTCGCGTCTTACGGCTTTGCCATCGTGCTGCTTGCGTTTCTTTTCCTGCTCACGCTGCTGGGCACGCTCGAGCAGGTGGACCACGGCCTCTATGACGCTCAGAAAAAATACTTCGAGTCCTTCTACGTCATTTATGAGTTGTACGATACCGTGCCCATTCCCCTGCCGGGCGCATACCTCGTGATGGCTTTGCTCTTCGTGAATCTGGTTTTCGGCGCGATTGTCCGCGCGCCGAAAAGCTGGACGCGCCCCGGAATGCTCATAGCCCACAGCGGCATCCTCTTGATGCTGCTGGGCGGACTGGTCACGTATCATTTAAGCATTCGCGGGCACATGACCTTGTACGAAGGCGAAAGCAGCGACGAATTCGAGAGCTATTACGACTGGGAAATCGCCGTCACGGAAGTGGGCGCGAATACAGAGGGCCGCCAGTGGGTCATCCCGCAGGAGCATTTTGCCGGCCTCGGCCCGGAAGACAGCCGCACCTTTCATGCCATGGCACTGCCGTTCGACCTGCGGATAGAAGGTTTCGCGCCTAACGCCGCCGTGCAACCGGCATCCGGGTTGGCTCACGGCGTCGACGGGTTCGCTCTCATCCCGCAGGCGAAAAGCAGGGAGGCCGAACAGAATATCCCGGGCGCCTACGCCGTTGTCATTGAAAAGGCGAAGGAACAGGCGCAGAAAGGTATCCTGTGGGGCTGGTCGGCGCGTGGGGGGGCGATACCTTGGGTGGTGGATATTGGCGATTCGGCCTGGAGCATCGACCTGCGGCGGCAACGCTGGAAGACGCCGTTCACGATAGTGCTCGACAAGTTCATCCACGAGCAGCATCCGGGCACGCGCATGGCCAGCAATTACGAGAGCGTGGTCACGCAGGTTGAAGGCGACGTGCGGCGTCAGGTGGAAATCCGGATGAATGAGCCGCTGCGCCACAAGGGCTACACGCTGTTTCAGGCGTCGTTTGGTCCGAAAGACGCCGGCCCGAATGACCGCATGTACAGTGTCTTCGAAGTGGTGAACAATCCCGCCGACCAGTGGCCGCTCTATTCGTGCATCATCATCTCGTTTGGCTTGTCGCTTCATTTCATTCAGCGTTTGTATGGCCATCTCCGGCGCGAGCAGAGGAAACGTTCATGA